A genomic window from Solirubrobacterales bacterium includes:
- the cysA gene encoding sulfate ABC transporter ATP-binding protein translates to MAIEVNHVTKRFGDFHALDDVSVSVPDGSLTALLGPSGGGKSTLLRVIAGLEIPDSGIVRIADDDVTNVVPQDRDVGFVFQHYAAFKHLTVRDNVGFGLTIRKRPKKQISETVDELLDLVQLDGFAGRYPDQLSGGQRQRMALARALAVEPRVLLLDEPFGALDVKVRQDLRDWLLRLHDERPVTTIIVTHDREEAMELASQIVVINGGRVEQTGSPDELYDAPATEFVAGFVGPVVELNGNLVRPHDIVVSHDAEPGSSEALVERVARVGFEVRVSLVLDHVGPLSVLLTRREADHLELSDGQIVHVRADRDESLVKAR, encoded by the coding sequence ATGGCGATTGAAGTCAACCACGTGACCAAGCGATTCGGCGATTTCCACGCGCTGGATGACGTCAGCGTCTCTGTGCCCGACGGCTCTCTGACCGCGCTGCTCGGACCCAGCGGCGGCGGAAAGAGCACGCTTCTCCGCGTAATCGCCGGCCTGGAGATTCCCGATTCAGGGATCGTGCGGATCGCCGACGACGACGTCACGAACGTGGTGCCGCAGGATCGCGATGTCGGGTTCGTTTTCCAGCACTACGCGGCCTTCAAGCACTTGACAGTGCGCGACAACGTCGGCTTCGGGCTCACCATTCGCAAGCGCCCCAAGAAGCAGATCAGCGAGACCGTCGATGAGCTTCTGGACCTGGTGCAGCTCGATGGATTCGCCGGTCGCTACCCAGACCAGCTCTCGGGCGGACAGCGCCAGCGCATGGCATTGGCTCGTGCCCTCGCGGTGGAACCGCGGGTGCTCCTGCTCGACGAACCGTTCGGCGCTCTGGACGTGAAGGTGCGTCAGGACCTTCGTGACTGGTTGTTGCGCCTTCACGATGAGCGCCCGGTCACGACGATCATCGTCACGCACGATCGCGAAGAGGCGATGGAACTGGCGTCCCAGATCGTCGTCATCAACGGCGGCAGGGTCGAACAGACCGGATCGCCGGATGAGCTGTATGACGCCCCTGCGACTGAGTTTGTTGCTGGCTTCGTCGGTCCAGTCGTGGAGCTCAACGGCAATCTTGTCAGGCCACACGACATCGTCGTCAGCCACGACGCTGAACCTGGTTCGTCAGAGGCGCTGGTCGAACGCGTCGCGCGAGTTGGGTTTGAGGTACGCGTCAGTCTGGTACTCGATCACGTTGGTCCGCTGAGCGTTCTGCTCACTCGGCGCGAAGCCGACCATCTCGAATTGTCCGACGGCCAGATCGTCCACGTTCGCGCTGATCGCGACGAGTCACTCGTCAAGGCCCGGTGA
- a CDS encoding DUF3817 domain-containing protein: MTVRNFRYLAIAEAISFLVLLVGSGLKRAEVTELGVQIIGPVHGLLFVAYVTFAINLRKPAGWSYQATFWILVGAMVPFGGFVVDWLLARNHADELAAT; the protein is encoded by the coding sequence ATGACGGTTCGCAACTTCCGCTATCTCGCCATTGCCGAGGCAATCAGTTTTCTGGTGCTGCTTGTCGGCTCGGGCCTGAAGCGAGCCGAAGTCACTGAACTGGGCGTGCAGATCATCGGTCCGGTGCACGGATTGCTCTTCGTGGCGTACGTGACCTTCGCAATCAACCTTCGCAAGCCTGCGGGCTGGAGCTACCAGGCGACTTTCTGGATCCTCGTCGGCGCGATGGTGCCGTTCGGCGGGTTCGTTGTGGACTGGTTGCTCGCACGAAATCACGCGGACGAGCTCGCCGCCACCTAG
- a CDS encoding ABC transporter permease, with amino-acid sequence MILAMSWRSVKAHKLRSLLNALGIVLGVGLIFAVISLSTTLVNTFDSLYSSVYGETDLLVTPPTLDGTIKRDKLAVVLKEPAVKEASASVVSVLSVMRDGKAGVKQTDQINTSGVDPTAPDLTGAKIIEGRNIRAGNDLTIDSEFARRKKLEPGDTLRLATPDGKKKFRVVGVLEFGSGVQFGGQGFANIPIKRARSVFDIDSGYSQIAVKLDRDANAAAVQKRLDRRLGNKVDVKTPSEKGDEAASQMRAFNVILYFFAAMSLFVGGYLILNSFNMTVAQRMREIGMLRTIGASQRQIVSMILFEAVLLGLIGCAVGLFAGIGLTKLMTELVQAVNVPIGDVTYPPLAFFLAPLIGMIATVVGALRPAIKAGRVPAIRAVVSDHRADKIEKLPRVGLAAIAIPIGLWGVFKLASASTIPASTAAIGIIGIMLLLAGVIALAPVVIPLIVNALSSAIKLVTPIEGRLAADQSRANPTRSAATASGLMIGVALVAAIGSLGASLIGSISDQLDKRLLNDFTVQPNDFRQGGIGTRTSISSKALDRIGQIDGVKTATGVRLLYVPGGFKGSDFQAFGYDPDKRRQIVRQEYNGVSAATVMRRLDRGQVTVGGQLKRGRNLEAGDKITLTGQDGDQKYKVAATLATASFEDQAISMSNKTFRDLYGIKGYSQVNIVAEGNTPAARALVGKRIRSLLKDDYPNLDSLSNAAVKDQVKAQTNQIFSIFYVIMMVAIAVSLLGVVNTLLISVIERTRETGVLRAIGSGQWQVRRIIGDESVLLTVAGAVLGLTVGMAIGWAFVQGVSQGLDGVVFTPPTGVIIAVALSSVILGLIAAILPALKATRMNIIDAIGYE; translated from the coding sequence ATGATCCTCGCCATGTCATGGCGGAGCGTGAAGGCCCACAAGCTCCGCAGTCTGCTCAACGCGCTCGGCATCGTGCTCGGCGTGGGGTTGATTTTCGCGGTCATCTCGCTTTCGACGACTTTGGTGAACACATTCGACAGCCTTTATTCATCGGTCTATGGCGAGACCGACTTGCTGGTCACGCCGCCGACGCTCGATGGCACGATCAAGCGCGACAAGCTCGCGGTCGTGCTGAAGGAACCGGCCGTGAAAGAGGCGAGCGCGAGCGTCGTGAGCGTTCTTTCCGTCATGCGCGACGGCAAGGCAGGCGTAAAGCAGACCGACCAGATCAACACTTCTGGCGTCGATCCGACCGCGCCCGACCTGACAGGCGCGAAGATCATCGAGGGCCGCAACATCCGCGCCGGCAACGACCTCACGATCGACAGCGAGTTCGCGCGGCGCAAGAAACTTGAGCCCGGTGACACGCTCCGGCTCGCAACCCCGGACGGCAAGAAGAAGTTCCGCGTCGTCGGGGTTCTCGAGTTCGGCAGCGGCGTGCAGTTCGGCGGCCAAGGCTTCGCGAACATCCCGATCAAGCGCGCCCGCAGCGTCTTTGACATCGACTCCGGATACAGCCAGATCGCCGTGAAGCTCGACCGCGACGCGAACGCAGCCGCGGTGCAGAAGCGGCTCGATCGCAGGCTCGGCAACAAGGTTGACGTGAAGACGCCGTCCGAGAAAGGCGACGAGGCCGCCTCGCAGATGCGCGCCTTCAACGTGATCCTCTACTTCTTCGCCGCGATGAGCCTGTTTGTCGGCGGCTATCTGATCCTCAACTCATTCAACATGACTGTCGCTCAGCGCATGCGCGAGATCGGCATGCTGCGCACGATCGGCGCTTCGCAGAGACAGATCGTTTCGATGATCCTCTTCGAGGCCGTACTGCTTGGACTGATCGGCTGCGCAGTGGGTCTGTTTGCGGGCATCGGCCTGACCAAGTTGATGACCGAGCTCGTCCAGGCCGTGAACGTGCCGATCGGTGACGTCACCTACCCGCCGCTCGCCTTCTTCCTTGCGCCGCTGATCGGCATGATCGCGACTGTGGTTGGCGCGCTGCGTCCGGCGATCAAGGCTGGCCGCGTTCCGGCAATTCGCGCGGTGGTTTCTGATCACCGAGCAGACAAGATCGAAAAACTCCCGCGCGTCGGCCTCGCCGCGATTGCCATCCCGATCGGACTGTGGGGCGTTTTCAAGCTGGCCTCCGCGAGCACGATTCCGGCGAGTACCGCCGCGATCGGAATCATCGGCATCATGCTGCTGCTCGCCGGCGTGATCGCGCTCGCGCCCGTGGTCATCCCACTCATCGTCAATGCTCTTTCTTCTGCGATCAAACTGGTCACGCCGATCGAGGGGCGCCTCGCTGCCGACCAGTCGCGCGCAAACCCCACGCGTTCTGCCGCAACTGCGTCGGGCCTGATGATCGGCGTCGCACTCGTCGCCGCGATCGGTAGCCTTGGCGCGAGTCTGATCGGCAGCATCTCCGACCAGCTCGACAAGCGCCTGCTCAACGACTTCACCGTTCAGCCCAACGACTTCCGTCAGGGCGGGATCGGCACGCGCACATCTATCTCGTCGAAGGCCCTCGATCGCATCGGCCAGATCGACGGCGTGAAGACCGCGACCGGCGTGCGCCTGCTGTACGTGCCGGGCGGGTTCAAGGGAAGCGACTTCCAGGCCTTCGGCTACGACCCCGACAAGCGCCGCCAGATCGTGCGCCAGGAATACAACGGCGTCTCAGCGGCAACGGTCATGCGCCGCCTCGATCGCGGGCAGGTCACCGTCGGCGGTCAGCTCAAGCGCGGGCGCAACCTCGAGGCCGGCGACAAGATCACTTTGACCGGTCAGGACGGCGATCAGAAGTACAAGGTCGCCGCAACCCTTGCGACGGCGTCCTTCGAAGACCAGGCGATCAGCATGTCCAACAAGACCTTCCGGGATCTCTACGGAATCAAGGGCTATTCGCAGGTGAACATCGTGGCCGAGGGCAACACGCCGGCGGCTCGCGCGTTGGTCGGCAAGCGCATCCGAAGTCTCTTGAAGGACGACTACCCCAACCTCGACTCGCTCTCGAATGCCGCGGTCAAGGACCAGGTCAAGGCCCAGACCAATCAAATCTTCTCGATCTTCTACGTGATCATGATGGTCGCGATTGCGGTGAGCCTGCTCGGCGTGGTGAACACGTTGTTGATCAGCGTGATCGAGCGAACACGCGAAACCGGTGTGCTCCGCGCGATCGGATCGGGCCAGTGGCAGGTTCGGCGAATTATCGGCGACGAGAGTGTGCTGCTCACGGTCGCCGGCGCGGTGCTCGGGCTGACGGTCGGGATGGCGATCGGTTGGGCATTCGTGCAGGGCGTGAGCCAAGGTCTTGACGGCGTGGTCTTCACGCCTCCGACTGGCGTGATCATCGCCGTCGCGCTCTCGAGCGTCATCCTTGGGCTGATCGCGGCGATTCTTCCTGCGCTGAAGGCCACGCGCATGAACATCATCGACGCGATCGGCTACGAGTAG
- a CDS encoding ABC transporter ATP-binding protein: MRDEDQIGQVLPGPASWIPHQPKANAPLAVEVRGLTKVYDNGEVKVRALQWIDLEIQKGEFVAVMGPSGSGKSTLMHILGALETPSSGVLRIGNTDYDSLTDAEQTRFRRDHIGFVFQFFNLFGTLTAEENVMLPSLIAGENADSLRGRARELLSMVNLDERADHLPSQLSGGEQQRVSVARSLMREPELILADEPTGNLDSKNSAAVLDLLTQLQREQDRTILMVTHDPVAASRASRVVFLRDGKFDEQVTGGDPNLILEYFAKLGTNPDE; the protein is encoded by the coding sequence ATGCGCGACGAGGACCAGATTGGCCAGGTCCTGCCCGGCCCCGCTTCTTGGATCCCGCATCAGCCAAAGGCAAATGCGCCGCTCGCAGTTGAAGTCCGCGGCCTCACAAAGGTCTACGACAACGGCGAAGTCAAGGTTCGCGCTCTGCAGTGGATCGACCTCGAGATCCAGAAAGGCGAGTTCGTTGCCGTGATGGGGCCGTCGGGCTCGGGCAAGAGCACGCTGATGCACATTCTCGGCGCGCTCGAGACCCCGTCCTCGGGAGTGCTGCGCATTGGCAACACCGACTACGACTCACTTACAGACGCCGAGCAGACGCGCTTCCGCCGCGACCACATCGGCTTCGTCTTCCAGTTCTTCAACCTCTTCGGCACGCTGACCGCCGAAGAGAACGTGATGCTGCCCTCGCTGATCGCCGGCGAGAATGCAGATTCGCTGCGCGGCCGCGCACGCGAGCTTCTCTCGATGGTCAACCTCGACGAGCGCGCAGACCACCTGCCGTCGCAGCTTTCCGGCGGCGAGCAGCAGCGCGTTTCGGTCGCGCGTTCGTTGATGCGCGAACCCGAGCTGATCCTTGCCGACGAGCCGACCGGAAACCTCGACTCCAAGAACAGCGCCGCAGTGCTTGATCTTCTGACCCAACTGCAGCGCGAACAGGACCGCACGATCTTGATGGTCACTCACGATCCGGTCGCGGCCAGCCGCGCCTCGCGCGTCGTTTTCCTGCGCGACGGTAAGTTCGACGAGCAGGTCACCGGCGGCGACCCGAACCTGATCCTCGAGTACTTCGCCAAGCTCGGCACCAACCCGGACGAGTAG
- a CDS encoding sulfate ABC transporter permease, whose protein sequence is MPFRAAHRGAVGTGRSGFALRALALLYIALLLGAPVAMVFYRAFEPGLAAMWESITEPNALRAFWLTIICVGVAVPLNTIFGVTTALYIVRGRGRLRRVLDSIIDLPFAISPVVVGLALILVYGQNGWFGEQLTSVGLQVIFSLPGMILATTFVSLPFVAREVIPVLREIGDEQEQAARVLGAGDWQTFWRVTLPSIRWGVGYGIVLTTARALGEFGAVAVVSGKIIGETETATLLVENRFTQFDVAGAYAASVVLAVAALIVILSMTLLQRRTNTEEQLEHGD, encoded by the coding sequence CTGCCATTCCGGGCAGCGCATCGCGGCGCCGTCGGAACTGGGCGCTCGGGCTTCGCGCTTCGCGCACTCGCGCTGCTCTACATCGCGCTGCTTCTAGGCGCACCAGTGGCCATGGTTTTCTACCGCGCGTTCGAGCCGGGCCTCGCCGCAATGTGGGAGAGCATCACCGAGCCGAACGCCCTGCGCGCCTTTTGGCTGACGATCATCTGCGTTGGCGTGGCGGTCCCCCTGAACACGATATTCGGCGTCACCACAGCGCTCTACATCGTGCGCGGTCGTGGTCGCCTGCGCCGCGTGCTTGACTCGATCATCGACCTACCGTTCGCGATCTCGCCGGTCGTCGTCGGTTTGGCGCTGATCCTCGTCTATGGCCAGAACGGCTGGTTCGGTGAGCAGCTCACGAGCGTCGGCCTCCAGGTGATCTTTTCGTTGCCAGGGATGATTCTCGCGACCACTTTCGTCAGCCTGCCGTTCGTCGCGCGTGAGGTCATTCCCGTTCTGCGCGAGATCGGCGACGAGCAGGAACAGGCCGCGCGCGTGCTCGGCGCGGGCGACTGGCAGACCTTCTGGCGCGTGACCCTGCCATCAATCCGATGGGGTGTCGGCTACGGAATCGTCCTCACCACCGCACGCGCACTCGGTGAGTTTGGCGCAGTTGCAGTGGTCAGCGGAAAGATCATCGGCGAGACCGAGACGGCGACACTGCTCGTTGAGAATCGATTCACCCAGTTCGACGTTGCTGGCGCTTATGCCGCATCCGTGGTGCTGGCAGTCGCCGCACTGATCGTGATTCTGTCGATGACGCTGCTGCAGCGTCGCACCAACACCGAAGAGCAGCTCGAACATGGCGATTGA
- a CDS encoding zf-TFIIB domain-containing protein, whose amino-acid sequence MNDATGLQCPNCATTMLEVDRSGVSIDACPTCRGVWLDRGELDKILALESQAAGDDDFLSEVQGKREDHSGRGGGRESGSHGGKQSGKRRKRGMLEDLFDFG is encoded by the coding sequence ATGAATGATGCAACTGGATTGCAGTGCCCAAACTGCGCAACTACGATGCTTGAGGTCGACCGGTCGGGGGTGTCAATCGATGCCTGCCCGACCTGCCGCGGCGTATGGCTCGACCGTGGTGAGCTCGACAAGATCCTCGCCCTTGAAAGCCAAGCAGCTGGCGACGATGATTTTCTCAGCGAAGTGCAGGGAAAGCGCGAGGACCACTCAGGCCGGGGTGGCGGTCGCGAGAGCGGCAGCCACGGCGGCAAACAGTCGGGCAAGCGTCGCAAGCGCGGGATGCTGGAAGACCTGTTCGATTTCGGCTAG
- a CDS encoding Rrf2 family transcriptional regulator: MRVSAKVDYALRASVELAAHEGDERLVTSEEIAERQGIPHAFLTNILQSLRQAGLVTSKRGPVGGHKLAKPASAIVVADVIRAIDGPLAGVQGQHPEELDFIGSAKPLQSVWIAVRANLREILEHVTLEDVASDDLPKIVDKRAANEDAWVSR; this comes from the coding sequence GTGAGGGTTTCGGCAAAGGTTGACTACGCGCTACGCGCATCCGTAGAGCTGGCCGCGCACGAGGGCGACGAGAGGCTCGTCACCTCTGAAGAGATCGCTGAGCGCCAAGGCATCCCGCACGCTTTTCTGACCAACATCCTTCAGTCGCTACGTCAGGCAGGGCTTGTGACGAGCAAACGCGGTCCGGTGGGCGGACACAAGCTCGCCAAGCCTGCAAGTGCGATCGTCGTGGCCGACGTGATCCGCGCGATCGACGGACCACTGGCAGGCGTTCAGGGCCAGCACCCTGAGGAGCTCGACTTCATCGGCTCAGCAAAGCCACTCCAGTCGGTCTGGATTGCCGTGCGCGCCAACCTTCGCGAGATCCTTGAGCACGTCACGCTGGAGGACGTTGCAAGCGACGACCTCCCGAAGATCGTCGACAAGCGTGCCGCGAACGAAGACGCCTGGGTCAGTCGCTGA
- a CDS encoding sulfate ABC transporter substrate-binding protein — protein MSRTLKIIISSIVAFVAAVSVAGCGGGSDAGTKLALVAYSTPQEAYKKLIPAFQATTAGTDVDFSESYGASGEQSRAVANGLPADVVEFSHVGDMERLVEKGTVAKDWDTGEYRGIVSDSVVVFAVRKGNPKKIKNWSDLTRPGVEVITANAVVSGGARWNLIAAYGQAIKSGASQRDALGYVSDLLKNVPVQDKSAREALQTFSGGKGDVLLTYENEAITAKNAGQDVDYVIPPTTILIENPVAATAKAPKQAQAFVDYLFTDEAQKIFAEAGYRPVNQALLDETKFPQPDTLLNVDEFGGWSQISDFLFDEKTGKVTEINESLGVENSD, from the coding sequence ATGTCGAGAACGCTCAAAATCATCATCAGTTCCATCGTCGCGTTTGTTGCAGCCGTCTCGGTCGCCGGTTGCGGTGGCGGAAGCGACGCTGGAACCAAGCTCGCGCTCGTCGCCTACTCAACCCCGCAAGAGGCCTACAAGAAACTCATCCCCGCCTTCCAAGCAACTACCGCGGGAACCGACGTTGATTTCAGCGAGTCGTACGGCGCGAGCGGCGAACAGTCGCGAGCGGTCGCCAACGGCCTGCCCGCTGACGTCGTCGAATTCAGCCACGTCGGCGACATGGAGCGTCTTGTAGAGAAGGGCACCGTCGCCAAGGACTGGGACACGGGCGAGTACAGGGGCATCGTCTCAGACAGTGTTGTGGTCTTCGCCGTCCGCAAGGGCAACCCGAAGAAGATCAAGAATTGGTCTGACCTGACCAGGCCCGGAGTCGAAGTGATCACCGCCAACGCAGTGGTCAGCGGCGGCGCGCGCTGGAACCTCATCGCAGCCTACGGCCAGGCAATCAAGTCCGGTGCCAGCCAGCGAGATGCACTCGGCTACGTCTCTGATCTGCTGAAGAATGTCCCGGTTCAGGACAAGTCAGCGCGTGAGGCGTTGCAGACCTTCTCAGGCGGCAAAGGCGACGTTCTGCTCACGTACGAGAACGAGGCGATCACAGCGAAGAACGCTGGACAGGATGTCGACTACGTGATCCCGCCCACGACAATCCTGATCGAGAACCCCGTCGCGGCAACCGCCAAGGCACCGAAACAGGCGCAGGCATTCGTGGATTATCTCTTCACCGATGAGGCGCAGAAGATCTTCGCCGAGGCCGGCTATCGCCCGGTCAACCAAGCGTTGCTCGACGAGACGAAGTTCCCGCAGCCCGACACTCTCCTGAACGTCGATGAGTTCGGCGGCTGGAGTCAGATCTCCGACTTCCTGTTCGATGAGAAGACCGGAAAAGTCACCGAGATAAACGAGAGTCTGGGCGTTGAGAACTCCGACTGA
- the cysT gene encoding sulfate ABC transporter permease subunit CysT, with amino-acid sequence MVSTQDPAAGSLERARRRPLPSPGALAGLAFGGVFLAAVILLPLAAVAAAAFEDGFAEFFRAITKPQSWAALRFTLIASAAVTLINAVTGTLMAWVLVRDDFRGKRLVNAAIDLPFALPTIVAGLTLLALYGPNGPTPINVGFTQAGVVLALLFVTMPFVVRSVQPVLLAFDREMEDAAASLGAGGWMTFRRVIFPNLRGAMFAGCALSFGRALGEFGSIVLISGNLPFKTEVSSVYIFGQIENDNLQGAAAVSVLLLLAALLVIASIGFISRIGDHRA; translated from the coding sequence ATCGTTTCGACGCAGGACCCGGCGGCGGGTAGCCTCGAGCGCGCCCGGCGTCGGCCGCTGCCTTCACCAGGAGCACTCGCCGGATTGGCGTTCGGCGGCGTGTTCCTGGCGGCAGTCATATTGCTGCCGCTGGCCGCGGTGGCGGCCGCTGCGTTTGAAGATGGCTTCGCGGAGTTCTTCCGGGCGATCACCAAGCCGCAATCGTGGGCGGCGCTTCGATTCACCTTGATTGCGTCTGCGGCGGTGACCCTGATCAATGCCGTGACCGGCACGCTGATGGCCTGGGTGCTCGTTCGCGACGATTTCCGCGGGAAGCGCCTTGTTAATGCCGCGATCGACCTTCCGTTTGCGCTGCCGACGATCGTTGCCGGCTTGACTCTGCTGGCGCTTTATGGCCCCAACGGGCCAACCCCGATCAACGTCGGCTTCACCCAGGCCGGCGTGGTGCTCGCGCTGCTCTTCGTGACGATGCCGTTCGTGGTGCGGTCAGTACAGCCTGTGCTGCTCGCTTTCGACCGGGAGATGGAGGACGCAGCCGCATCGCTCGGAGCCGGTGGCTGGATGACCTTCCGCCGAGTGATCTTCCCCAACCTGCGTGGCGCGATGTTCGCCGGCTGTGCGCTCAGCTTTGGCCGTGCGCTCGGCGAGTTCGGCAGCATCGTCCTGATCTCCGGCAACCTGCCGTTCAAGACCGAAGTCTCGAGCGTTTACATCTTCGGCCAGATCGAGAACGACAACCTTCAGGGGGCCGCAGCGGTTTCCGTCTTGCTGCTGCTCGCCGCCCTTCTCGTGATCGCGTCGATCGGGTTCATCTCGCGGATCGGAGATCACCGTGCCTGA
- a CDS encoding ABC transporter ATP-binding protein, giving the protein MSALHAQGLTRRFGERTAVDGVSFSVEAGESVAIVGPNGAGKTTLLSMIAGVQDPDDGSLETPPGGVGWVPQRAAVYGKLSVRENLELFATFEEVPDRAAAVDRTLERIGLTERADDRTEGLSGGMRQRVSIGIGLIADPPVLLLDEPTAALDPLQRDRLWRLLNGLAADGIAVVYSSHSASEVQNHADRVLVMDGGELVYDGLPSEIGEAADFEEAFVDFLRASRAAGGIE; this is encoded by the coding sequence ATGTCCGCGCTGCATGCGCAGGGCCTGACGCGGCGCTTCGGCGAGCGGACGGCCGTCGATGGCGTGAGCTTCTCGGTCGAGGCCGGAGAGTCTGTGGCGATCGTCGGTCCGAATGGCGCCGGCAAGACGACGCTGCTCTCGATGATCGCCGGGGTCCAGGATCCCGATGACGGTTCGCTCGAGACTCCGCCCGGTGGCGTCGGTTGGGTTCCCCAGCGCGCGGCCGTCTACGGAAAGCTGAGCGTGCGCGAAAACCTGGAGTTGTTTGCGACGTTCGAAGAAGTGCCCGATCGGGCCGCCGCCGTGGATCGCACGTTGGAGCGGATCGGCCTGACCGAACGCGCCGACGATCGAACCGAGGGCCTCTCGGGCGGCATGCGCCAGCGCGTGAGCATCGGGATAGGATTGATCGCCGATCCTCCAGTTCTGCTGCTGGACGAGCCGACCGCCGCGCTCGACCCGCTCCAGCGTGATCGACTCTGGAGATTGCTGAACGGGCTCGCCGCTGACGGGATTGCGGTCGTCTACTCCAGTCACTCGGCGAGCGAAGTGCAGAACCACGCCGACCGTGTGCTCGTGATGGACGGCGGCGAACTCGTCTACGACGGCCTCCCGTCTGAGATCGGCGAGGCCGCAGACTTCGAAGAGGCGTTTGTTGACTTCCTACGCGCGAGCCGAGCAGCCGGAGGCATCGAATGA
- a CDS encoding ABC transporter permease, which yields MKFRALLRKDFRMLQRSPSLTILLVLYPIVVAVLMGLAIGRPQTKPTIVISNQVPKEERVVKLGGSTFNLDELTGALYENVDAKTVDTTNEAISAVRRGDAVAAIVIPTDIVDQLTSGTSQGEIKVIYDSSNAVRKSAVETTINGVLAGINRELTSTFRDQTLEILNALVKGGKFDGLGQGGSILGFADGKTLLDRIVSSAPPRDRADVRRLATTMELSQVGIGFADTLLKRIGEPIKLDREPIGTVSSIPALAVAVAACVSMMFVALLLGAGTLALEQEDRMLSRLLRGLLSRTTVVVEKVTLSAICASLVGLLMLAGFSIFLNIQWDRSFIWIPAVVAGAVGLSAAGVAIGALMRDVRAASLVAFMVGLPLAAAALVPSDSVGTVLGAAIAGVSALFPFKPAFDLLSAGLTPDGEPLLPLLHLAVLSVVYGAIAVAAVRRYQYA from the coding sequence ATGAAGTTTCGCGCGCTGCTTCGAAAAGACTTTCGCATGCTGCAGCGCTCGCCGTCGCTGACGATTCTGTTGGTGCTCTATCCCATCGTCGTGGCCGTCCTGATGGGCCTTGCGATCGGGCGTCCGCAGACCAAACCGACGATCGTCATTTCAAACCAGGTGCCCAAGGAAGAGCGCGTGGTCAAGCTCGGTGGATCGACCTTCAACCTCGACGAGCTGACCGGCGCGCTGTACGAGAATGTCGACGCGAAGACCGTTGACACCACGAACGAGGCAATCTCGGCGGTGAGGCGCGGTGACGCCGTGGCCGCGATCGTGATCCCGACGGACATCGTCGATCAGCTCACCTCTGGCACGAGTCAGGGCGAGATCAAGGTTATTTACGACTCGTCCAACGCGGTGCGCAAGTCCGCAGTTGAAACCACGATCAACGGCGTGCTCGCGGGAATCAACCGCGAGCTGACCAGCACGTTCCGAGATCAGACCTTGGAGATTCTCAACGCGCTCGTGAAGGGCGGCAAGTTCGATGGCCTGGGGCAGGGCGGATCGATTCTTGGCTTCGCGGACGGTAAGACTCTGCTTGACCGGATCGTCTCCTCGGCCCCGCCCAGGGATCGCGCTGACGTGCGCAGGCTTGCAACGACGATGGAGCTGTCCCAAGTCGGGATTGGCTTTGCCGACACGCTGCTCAAACGTATTGGCGAACCGATCAAGCTCGATCGCGAACCGATCGGGACGGTCTCTTCGATTCCCGCTCTCGCCGTGGCGGTGGCGGCATGCGTGTCGATGATGTTCGTCGCATTGCTGCTCGGGGCCGGCACGCTTGCGCTTGAGCAGGAGGACCGGATGCTCTCGCGGCTGCTGCGCGGATTGCTCTCGCGCACGACGGTTGTCGTCGAGAAGGTGACGCTCTCCGCAATCTGCGCGTCGCTGGTTGGATTGTTGATGCTTGCGGGATTCTCGATCTTCCTGAACATCCAATGGGACAGGTCCTTCATCTGGATCCCGGCGGTCGTGGCTGGCGCGGTTGGATTGTCGGCGGCCGGCGTCGCGATCGGTGCGCTGATGCGTGACGTGCGGGCTGCGTCGCTCGTCGCCTTCATGGTCGGGCTGCCGCTCGCCGCGGCCGCGCTCGTACCCAGCGATTCGGTGGGTACTGTGCTTGGCGCTGCGATCGCCGGCGTGTCTGCGCTCTTCCCATTCAAGCCTGCGTTCGACCTGCTGAGCGCGGGGCTGACGCCTGACGGCGAGCCGTTGCTACCGCTTCTGCACCTCGCCGTGCTCAGCGTCGTGTACGGCGCGATCGCCGTTGCAGCAGTGCGGCGCTACCAGTACGCGTAG